One genomic region from Salmo salar unplaced genomic scaffold, Ssal_v3.1, whole genome shotgun sequence encodes:
- the LOC106604341 gene encoding tripartite motif-containing protein 16: MAQKGVLLDQGQFCCSVCLDLLKEPVTIPCGHNYCRSCIEGCWDQDVLKGVYSCPQCRETFIPRPNLRKNNMLADMVEELKKTRLQAAPPPARCYAGPGDVVCDFCTGTRKQKALMSCLVCLASYCETHLQSHYEFPALKKHKLVKATAQLQEKICSHHDKLLEVYCCTDQQCICMLCTMDEHKGHDTVSAAAERNEKQRQLGMSQQKVQQRFQEREKELKELQQAVESLKRSAQAAVEDSDQIFTELIRSIERRSSEVKELIRAKEKAQVSQAEGLLEQLKQEISELRKRSTELEQLSHTEDHIHFLQSYQSLSSISVSSDLPSIVVRPLQYFGDVSKTVSELREKLEDCLKGEWTKISTTVNIVDVVLPPEPKTREQLLQYSCQLTLDPNTAGTYLSLSEGNRKVTTTRQVQPYPDHPDRFTNYCQVLCREGLSGRCYWEVELRGDVYTAVSYKDISRTERGNIFGHNNKSWSLQYCSGDYCFRHNNVETKVSGPQSSRVGVYLDHKAGTLSFYSVSDTMTLLHRVQTTFTQPLYPGFSLSGTAELVKL; this comes from the exons ATGGCTCAgaagggagttctgctggaccagggccagttctgttgttctgtctgtctggatctactgaaggaaccagtcaccatcccctgtggacacaattactgtaggagctgtattgagggctgctgggatcaggatgttctgaaaggggtctatagctgtcctcagtgcagagagaCTTTCATTCCAAGGCCTaatctgaggaaaaataacatgttggctgataTGGTGGAGGAACTGAAGAAGACaagactccaggctgctccccctcctgctcggtgctatgctggacctggagatgtggtgtgtgatttctgcactgggaccagaaagcagaaagccctcatgtcctgtttggtgtgtctggcctcttactgtgagactcacctccaatctcactatgaatttcctgctttgaagaagcacaagctggtcaaagccactgcacaactacaggagaagatctgctctcatcatgacaaactgctagAGGTTTACTGttgtaccgatcagcagtgtatctgtatgctgtgtacaatggatgagcataaaggccatgatacagtgtcagctgcagcagagaggaatgagaaacag aggcagctggggatgagtcagcagaaggtccagcagagattccaggagagagagaaggagctgaaggagctgcaacaggctgtggagtctctaaag cgctctgcacaggcagcagtggaggacagtgatcagatcttcactgagctgatccgctccattgagagaaggagctctgaggtgaaggagctgatcagagccaaagagaaggctcaagtgagtcaagctgaaggactcctggagcagctgaagcaggagataagtgagctgaggaagagaagcactgagctggagcagctctcacacacagaggatcacatccatttcctccag agttatcagtctctttccagtatcagtgtatcttcagacttacccagcatcgttgtccgtcctcttcagtactttggagatgtgagtaagactgtgtctgaactgagagagaaactagaagactgccttaaaggagaatggaccaagatctccactacag tgaatatagtggatgttgtactgcctccagagcccaagaccagagaacagttgttacaat attcctgtcagctcacacttgacccaaacacagcaggcacatacctctctctgtctgaagggaacagaaaggtgaccacTACAcgccaagtccaaccatatcctgaccatccagacagatttacCAACTACtgtcaggttctgtgtagagagggtctgtctggacgctgttactgggaggtggagttgAGAGGTGATGTttatacagcagtctcatataaagacatcagcagaacagagagaggtaataTATTTGGacacaataacaagtcctggagtttacagtaTTGTAGTGGTGATTATTgtttcagacacaataatgttgagactaaagtatcaggccctcagtcctccagagtaggagtgtacctggatcacaaggcaggtactctgtccttctacagtgtctctgacacaatgaccctcctccacagagtccagaccacattcactcagcccctctatcctgggtttagtctctctggtactgctgagctggttaaactgtag